A single genomic interval of Picosynechococcus sp. PCC 7003 harbors:
- a CDS encoding glycosyltransferase family 39 protein yields MQDQVAKSPRAPWKTGLVLLGLWLGINLGDRLWLNLDHTVPAWDQSNHLTGSLNFVENIRHFPGWQEFWQVSTKYPPLPYILAAPFQMLFGQGNDQALLMNLLLTGVLIWAVFSLGKRLFNPTVGCYAAAITLLMPRIFLFRLHYITDYTLVVTTVASFTCLTHWYFAEKRSVQWGWAIAFGFCLGLAMLTKQSCLFFLFIPLCWAIASNFRRKKWEDLLQLVVSGITSLPIWLGWYSTNFIYIFSLFEVVNDIAPAAEGDPKLNTLAAWIYYWKDLPSAVSWMLLLPPIVGLILHLAKKLPSRKTVYGLPEKESLMWLGIYFGASYLIFSGFYNKDTRYIMPYLPIVAVFLGYGLTQWRGKWQPVRWGTISLATIFWLMQLFPVPVIAGLVPNPNYPDRQTYPHPEIIQEIIQETPNLRSNLGVIPGVAIANNHTLNYYGALRDFQVYGRNLGNTPEQLAQDKESFDWFLIKTGEDPHRNADQLALAASLGNDPDFLLQGSWPLPDQDQLKLYHRRQPLVSVNTTQGIGPITLQKIEMASEAIAGQPLPITYTWSGNREDFAQGIALLTWSNGERFWIQDHRFAFGMLRKDSANKGDRLEIIERTATLPPADLPPGRYTLEAQYLDPATGDTRPLKQPTVTVEISPATGEALTPTQLVALDWLTQLREIAPQLGEGIAGLEPLFAHVERLNQYDPVQDYLQQVEDSLAYRLTQTPANATNLPQLRDWYWAKTLAHALQEESQATIETLTQLQQLTPDDPWVNAYIAFVHLYRWEPRQAELAITPVLDELGDIPEIQAIAGVSALLQGKLPKAWSVVQTLKAQGVL; encoded by the coding sequence TTGCAGGATCAGGTCGCAAAATCACCCAGAGCGCCTTGGAAGACTGGGTTAGTTTTATTGGGGTTGTGGTTGGGGATTAACCTCGGCGATCGCCTGTGGTTGAATCTGGATCATACGGTGCCGGCCTGGGATCAATCGAATCACCTCACAGGCAGTTTGAATTTTGTCGAAAATATCCGTCACTTTCCCGGTTGGCAAGAGTTTTGGCAAGTCTCAACAAAATATCCACCGTTACCCTATATCCTTGCGGCCCCTTTTCAAATGCTTTTTGGCCAGGGTAATGATCAGGCTTTGTTAATGAATCTCTTGTTAACTGGGGTGCTGATTTGGGCCGTTTTTAGCCTTGGGAAACGCTTGTTTAACCCAACTGTGGGCTGTTATGCCGCTGCAATCACCCTGCTGATGCCCCGGATTTTTCTGTTCCGGCTCCATTACATTACCGATTACACCTTAGTTGTGACGACGGTGGCGAGTTTTACTTGTCTAACCCATTGGTATTTTGCTGAAAAAAGAAGTGTTCAATGGGGTTGGGCGATCGCCTTTGGTTTTTGCTTGGGGTTGGCCATGCTGACCAAACAGAGTTGCCTATTTTTTCTTTTTATTCCCCTCTGTTGGGCGATCGCCAGCAACTTCAGAAGAAAAAAGTGGGAAGACTTGCTGCAACTTGTGGTTAGCGGCATAACTTCTTTACCCATTTGGCTGGGTTGGTATAGCACAAACTTTATCTATATTTTTAGCCTCTTTGAAGTTGTTAACGACATTGCCCCAGCCGCTGAAGGCGATCCCAAATTAAATACCCTTGCAGCCTGGATCTATTACTGGAAAGATCTTCCCAGTGCGGTCTCTTGGATGCTTCTTTTGCCACCCATTGTGGGATTGATTTTACATCTAGCTAAAAAACTTCCCTCCCGCAAGACCGTTTATGGTTTACCGGAAAAGGAAAGTTTGATGTGGCTCGGCATTTATTTTGGGGCCTCCTATCTCATTTTTTCTGGCTTCTATAACAAAGACACTCGCTATATCATGCCCTATCTGCCAATTGTGGCGGTTTTCTTGGGGTACGGTCTCACCCAATGGCGTGGTAAGTGGCAACCGGTGCGTTGGGGGACGATCAGTTTAGCTACAATTTTTTGGCTAATGCAATTATTTCCTGTTCCGGTGATTGCAGGACTGGTGCCCAACCCTAATTATCCTGACCGGCAGACCTATCCCCACCCAGAAATCATCCAGGAAATTATTCAGGAAACTCCAAATTTAAGAAGCAACTTGGGTGTCATCCCTGGGGTGGCGATCGCCAATAATCACACGCTGAATTACTATGGCGCCCTGCGAGATTTTCAGGTCTACGGCAGAAATTTGGGCAATACCCCAGAACAGTTGGCCCAAGATAAAGAATCCTTTGACTGGTTTTTAATAAAAACTGGGGAAGATCCCCACCGTAACGCGGATCAGTTGGCCCTTGCTGCGAGTTTAGGTAATGATCCCGATTTTCTGCTCCAGGGGAGTTGGCCACTGCCGGATCAAGACCAACTCAAGCTTTATCATCGTCGCCAACCCCTGGTTTCGGTCAACACAACCCAGGGGATAGGCCCAATAACATTACAAAAAATAGAGATGGCCTCGGAGGCGATCGCCGGCCAACCTCTCCCCATCACCTACACTTGGTCGGGGAATCGTGAGGATTTCGCCCAGGGAATCGCCTTACTGACTTGGTCAAATGGAGAACGGTTTTGGATTCAGGATCATCGCTTCGCCTTCGGGATGCTGCGGAAAGATTCGGCCAATAAAGGCGATCGCTTAGAAATTATTGAACGCACCGCCACCTTACCCCCAGCGGATTTACCACCGGGCCGTTACACCTTAGAAGCCCAGTATCTCGATCCGGCCACCGGGGACACTCGCCCCTTAAAGCAACCGACGGTCACTGTAGAAATTTCGCCGGCCACTGGTGAAGCCTTAACGCCAACGCAATTGGTGGCCTTAGATTGGCTGACCCAACTGCGGGAAATTGCCCCCCAACTTGGTGAAGGCATTGCGGGGTTAGAGCCATTATTTGCCCACGTGGAGCGATTAAATCAATATGATCCAGTCCAGGATTATTTACAGCAAGTGGAAGATAGTCTCGCCTATCGCCTCACCCAAACGCCTGCCAATGCGACTAATTTGCCCCAACTGCGGGATTGGTATTGGGCGAAAACCCTAGCCCATGCCCTCCAGGAGGAATCCCAGGCCACCATCGAGACCCTGACTCAACTGCAACAACTGACCCCGGACGATCCCTGGGTGAATGCTTACATTGCCTTCGTGCATCTTTACCGTTGGGAACCCAGACAGGCGGAATTGGCCATTACACCGGTTTTAGATGAATTAGGAGATATTCCGGAAATTCAGGCGATCGCCGGCGTCTCAGCACTCCTCCAGGGGAAACTCCCAAAAGCCTGGTCTGTGGTGCAAACCCTCAAGGCCCAGGGCGTTTTGTGA
- a CDS encoding molybdenum cofactor biosynthesis protein B — protein sequence MLQPHPDSAARVVRCGVITVSDTRSPETDKSGQLIQALLTAAGHEIGDYEVIKDDPEAIAHRLEHLAHTNLEALIFNGGTGIAHRDNTYDMLAKHLEKTLPGFGEIFRALSYEEIGSRAIASRAVAGTYRGMILFSLPGSTGAVRLAMEKLILPELRHLVSQLQPATPQV from the coding sequence ATGCTGCAACCTCATCCTGATTCTGCTGCGCGTGTTGTCCGTTGTGGGGTGATCACTGTCAGTGATACGCGATCGCCAGAAACGGACAAAAGTGGCCAGTTAATTCAAGCACTGCTCACAGCGGCAGGCCATGAAATCGGGGATTATGAGGTGATTAAAGATGATCCAGAGGCGATCGCCCATCGTTTAGAGCACCTCGCCCATACAAATTTAGAGGCCTTAATTTTCAATGGCGGCACGGGCATCGCCCACCGGGATAACACCTACGATATGCTAGCCAAACATTTAGAAAAAACCTTGCCGGGGTTCGGGGAAATTTTCCGGGCCTTGAGTTATGAGGAAATTGGCTCTAGGGCGATCGCCTCCCGGGCGGTGGCAGGCACCTATCGGGGGATGATTTTATTTTCCCTACCCGGATCGACGGGGGCGGTGCGGTTAGCCATGGAAAAACTCATTTTGCCGGAACTGCGCCATTTAGTCAGCCAACTGCAACCCGCCACCCCACAGGTTTAA
- a CDS encoding vitamin K epoxide reductase family protein yields the protein MVRRRSQPWIHQWSRPIIGAIAIIGFLLTSYLTISKLFGAEVACGTEAAASCSDVLSSPYAFVFGLPLSLFGAIAYLAMAGFSLAPLAINPEDNKKLRNKYEDWTWLFLLIGATAMSLFSAYLMYILFAKIGGVCLYCITSATFAASFLLLTLFGRFWDDWGEVFLTIFVVAIITALGTLGLYNSIERNIQGSAPVLNDQGQEIITQVPNRAPEPPTGWEITTTSGPAEMALAEHLTEIGAKEYGAYWCPHCYEQKQLFGKEAFAKVPYIECAPEGKNGQPDVCAAAGLEGFPTWEINGERYAGTQALQRLAELSNYEGSTDFKYALPR from the coding sequence ATGGTACGCCGACGTTCTCAACCCTGGATCCATCAGTGGTCCCGTCCCATCATCGGGGCGATCGCCATCATTGGCTTTTTGCTCACCAGCTACCTCACGATCTCGAAACTTTTCGGGGCAGAGGTGGCCTGTGGTACAGAAGCAGCAGCGAGCTGTAGTGATGTACTTTCTAGTCCCTATGCCTTTGTTTTTGGTTTGCCCTTGTCGCTGTTTGGGGCGATCGCCTATCTCGCCATGGCTGGTTTTTCCCTAGCGCCCCTGGCGATTAATCCCGAAGACAACAAAAAACTGCGGAACAAATACGAAGATTGGACATGGCTCTTTCTGCTCATTGGTGCCACCGCCATGAGCCTGTTTAGTGCCTACCTGATGTATATTCTCTTTGCGAAAATTGGTGGCGTTTGTCTCTATTGCATCACCTCAGCCACCTTTGCCGCGAGTTTTTTACTCTTAACCCTCTTTGGTCGCTTTTGGGACGATTGGGGCGAAGTGTTCCTCACCATTTTTGTGGTGGCGATCATTACCGCCCTCGGTACCCTTGGTTTATACAACAGCATCGAACGCAACATCCAAGGCAGCGCCCCTGTGCTCAATGACCAGGGCCAAGAAATTATTACCCAAGTCCCCAACCGTGCCCCCGAACCGCCGACCGGTTGGGAAATTACCACCACCTCCGGCCCCGCAGAAATGGCATTGGCCGAACACCTCACAGAAATTGGGGCAAAAGAATATGGTGCTTACTGGTGTCCCCACTGCTACGAACAAAAACAGTTATTTGGGAAGGAAGCCTTTGCCAAAGTGCCCTATATCGAATGTGCCCCCGAAGGCAAAAATGGCCAACCTGATGTTTGTGCTGCCGCTGGCCTAGAAGGATTCCCCACCTGGGAGATCAATGGGGAACGTTATGCCGGCACCCAAGCGCTACAACGATTGGCTGAACTCTCTAATTACGAGGGTTCCACTGATTTTAAATATGCCTTGCCCCGTTAA
- a CDS encoding flavin reductase family protein, with the protein MLDEQAKKTMLLHIPHALYICGVRDGDEMNGFTASWVMQGSFKPPLVVNCVRSDSGSHAMLKKTGVFSLSFLDDSQKDMAANFFKPKRRVGNKFEDVEFYEGAETGCPVIKDSLGYVECKVVGAVEQGDHTVFVGEVIGAGVHREGKILDLASTGWSYGG; encoded by the coding sequence ATGCTAGACGAACAGGCCAAAAAAACAATGCTCCTCCACATTCCCCACGCATTATATATCTGCGGTGTGCGGGATGGGGACGAGATGAATGGCTTTACCGCCAGTTGGGTGATGCAAGGTTCCTTTAAGCCCCCCCTCGTGGTCAACTGTGTCCGCTCCGATTCCGGTTCCCACGCCATGCTCAAAAAAACCGGCGTCTTTTCCCTGAGTTTCCTCGACGACTCCCAGAAGGATATGGCCGCTAATTTCTTCAAACCCAAACGCCGAGTCGGTAACAAGTTTGAAGATGTGGAATTTTACGAAGGGGCCGAAACTGGCTGTCCAGTGATCAAGGATTCCCTTGGCTATGTGGAATGCAAAGTGGTGGGGGCCGTTGAACAGGGCGATCACACCGTCTTTGTGGGCGAAGTGATCGGCGCTGGGGTACACCGGGAAGGCAAAATCCTCGACCTAGCCAGCACAGGCTGGAGTTACGGCGGCTAA
- a CDS encoding DUF3007 family protein, translating to MRRIDILAISFGIFIVGGLLYGGLKVAGLESLDAGIWSQALLVIVVFVWVGTYLFRVGTRNMTFHQQRRDYEEAALQRRLDEMSPEELAQLQAELEATEDQTSPKK from the coding sequence ATGCGACGCATTGATATCCTGGCCATCAGTTTCGGTATTTTCATCGTGGGTGGACTGCTCTATGGCGGCCTCAAAGTTGCAGGCCTCGAAAGTTTAGATGCGGGGATCTGGTCTCAAGCGTTGCTGGTGATTGTGGTGTTTGTCTGGGTGGGAACCTATCTGTTTCGGGTAGGGACTCGCAATATGACCTTTCATCAACAGCGGCGGGATTATGAAGAAGCAGCCCTACAACGGCGTTTAGATGAGATGAGCCCAGAAGAATTAGCCCAACTCCAGGCAGAACTTGAGGCCACGGAGGATCAAACTTCACCAAAAAAGTAA
- the ndhL gene encoding NAD(P)H-quinone oxidoreductase subunit L codes for MPFDIPFETLLIATLYLSLSVTYLLVLPAGLYFYLNNRWYVASSIERLVMYFFVFFLFPGMLLLSPFLNFRPRRREV; via the coding sequence ATGCCCTTTGATATCCCCTTCGAAACTCTCCTTATTGCCACCCTCTATCTCAGCCTCAGCGTAACCTACCTGCTCGTTTTACCCGCTGGCCTTTACTTTTACCTCAATAACCGTTGGTATGTCGCTAGTTCCATCGAGCGACTCGTCATGTATTTCTTCGTTTTCTTCCTGTTCCCTGGGATGCTACTCCTAAGCCCTTTCCTCAATTTCCGCCCCCGCCGTCGCGAAGTCTAA
- a CDS encoding chloride channel protein, with protein sequence MASVRNWWIFRALGQHSLNNNYLLIEACLIGVISGLAALFLKQGIGFVGGYRVILSRQYGAWFILPLFGVVCGWLAGYLLETFAPEAKGGGVPQVKVVLAQFPLPLNWKVALAKSIGTILVLGGGLTLGRRGPSVHIGAALAAQLSQWLPTTPNHRRQMIAAGAAAGLAAGFNTPIAGVLFVVEELMRDMSGLTLETAIVASFTGSVVSRWFGTSDLNLPAELLNAANQSNFYLAEIPWYLLLGGLAGVLGALFNRGILTVLGFNRRLRLSLGVRMAIAGAISGTVVAFLPPFFRDNAGLRDFLLTGDAGWQIIAIAFVAHFFLSLIAYGSGAPGGLFAPTLVLGTALGYLVGTCAEIFVPEATQYTYALAGMGAFFTGVARVPVTAIVIVFELTTDFNLVLPLMLASVTALIVAESIFKGSIYEYLLEASGIHLEEEKNPQVLTDLTAAQVMQPEVETLESHLNLKDLVPILSESPHRGFPVLKQGKLVGIVTQGDLAQMAAQGKNLTVAQVMQRKVITVSPQASLSDVLYLLNRYQISRLPVVDNDQLQGIITRSDIIRAEAQELLGKSHHAVQRTPSYCVYQTHTSDNYKRKLWVAIANPNTAEALITFAAAIAKEKNAMVYCLNVVQVATTYPLTDAHMNTYPERHLMEKLERLGETLGISIHTQVILAYDVAGAILQEISSKDQGLILGWQGDRHPGGQLFGSVMEYLVKKVPCDVILVKTSHAHPLQFRPQPGKIRALVPIAGGPNAERAQEFIPALLHLSPEVVRYALPSQICLCQVYQPQQRPQHFPLLIKAKRALNPLVEIPIIPLPIRSSHIADSLIRLIKEETYDLVILGASRESLFQKALHGNIPEAIAKGTNRTVVIIRGALDVTDPQ encoded by the coding sequence ATGGCTTCTGTGCGAAATTGGTGGATTTTTCGAGCCTTAGGCCAGCACAGCTTAAACAATAACTATTTATTAATCGAAGCCTGTCTCATTGGCGTCATCTCCGGCTTGGCGGCCCTTTTCCTCAAACAAGGTATTGGTTTTGTGGGGGGATATCGGGTCATCCTAAGTCGTCAATACGGCGCCTGGTTCATCCTGCCTCTATTTGGGGTGGTTTGCGGCTGGTTGGCGGGCTATCTCCTAGAAACCTTTGCCCCAGAAGCCAAGGGGGGCGGCGTCCCCCAGGTCAAGGTTGTCCTGGCCCAATTTCCCTTGCCACTGAACTGGAAGGTGGCTTTGGCTAAATCCATTGGCACGATCTTGGTTCTGGGTGGCGGCCTGACCCTCGGACGGCGCGGCCCCAGTGTGCATATTGGTGCAGCCCTCGCGGCCCAACTCAGTCAATGGCTGCCGACAACCCCAAACCACCGACGCCAAATGATTGCGGCAGGGGCAGCGGCGGGTTTAGCGGCGGGATTTAATACCCCCATTGCCGGGGTGCTGTTCGTGGTCGAAGAACTGATGCGGGATATGTCAGGGTTGACTCTAGAAACGGCGATCGTTGCTTCTTTTACCGGATCGGTGGTCTCTCGCTGGTTTGGTACCTCGGATCTGAATCTGCCCGCAGAACTGCTCAATGCGGCGAATCAAAGTAATTTTTATCTGGCAGAAATTCCCTGGTATTTGCTGTTGGGGGGCTTGGCCGGGGTTTTAGGGGCTTTATTTAATCGCGGGATCTTAACGGTTTTGGGGTTTAATCGTCGTCTCCGCTTGAGCTTGGGGGTACGGATGGCGATCGCCGGGGCGATTTCTGGGACTGTGGTCGCGTTTTTGCCACCTTTTTTCCGGGACAATGCCGGGCTACGGGATTTTTTGCTCACGGGGGATGCGGGCTGGCAGATAATTGCGATCGCCTTTGTCGCCCATTTTTTCCTAAGTTTGATTGCCTATGGCTCCGGAGCACCGGGGGGGCTGTTTGCGCCGACCCTCGTTTTAGGCACGGCCCTCGGTTATCTGGTGGGCACCTGTGCCGAGATCTTTGTGCCAGAGGCAACCCAATATACCTATGCTTTAGCCGGGATGGGGGCCTTCTTTACAGGGGTAGCGCGGGTGCCGGTAACCGCGATTGTGATTGTCTTTGAGCTGACCACGGATTTTAATTTAGTCCTCCCCTTGATGCTGGCTTCGGTGACGGCGCTTATCGTAGCTGAAAGTATTTTTAAAGGTTCAATCTATGAATATCTCCTGGAAGCCAGTGGCATTCACCTAGAGGAGGAAAAAAATCCCCAGGTGTTAACGGATCTCACCGCCGCCCAGGTGATGCAACCGGAGGTGGAAACCCTCGAAAGCCACCTCAACTTAAAAGATTTAGTCCCCATCCTGTCCGAATCACCGCACCGGGGTTTTCCAGTTTTAAAGCAGGGTAAACTCGTTGGCATTGTCACCCAGGGGGATCTGGCCCAAATGGCAGCCCAGGGAAAGAATTTAACGGTGGCCCAGGTGATGCAACGTAAGGTGATTACGGTATCCCCCCAGGCCTCCCTCAGTGATGTGTTGTACCTGCTCAATCGCTACCAAATTTCCCGCCTGCCCGTGGTCGATAACGATCAGCTCCAGGGCATTATTACCCGTTCGGATATTATTCGGGCCGAGGCCCAGGAGCTCCTTGGGAAAAGTCACCACGCCGTACAGCGTACGCCTTCCTATTGTGTTTATCAAACCCACACCAGCGACAATTACAAGCGCAAACTCTGGGTGGCGATCGCCAACCCTAATACTGCCGAGGCCCTCATCACCTTCGCGGCGGCCATTGCCAAGGAAAAAAATGCCATGGTTTATTGCCTCAATGTGGTGCAGGTGGCGACAACCTATCCCCTCACCGATGCCCACATGAACACCTATCCAGAACGGCATTTGATGGAAAAACTGGAGCGCCTCGGGGAAACATTGGGAATTTCGATCCACACCCAAGTAATCCTCGCCTACGATGTGGCCGGGGCAATCCTCCAGGAAATTTCGAGCAAAGATCAGGGATTAATCCTGGGTTGGCAAGGCGATCGCCACCCAGGGGGGCAACTGTTCGGTAGTGTGATGGAATATCTCGTGAAAAAAGTGCCCTGCGATGTGATTCTGGTGAAAACGAGCCATGCCCATCCCCTCCAGTTTAGGCCCCAACCAGGAAAAATTCGTGCCCTAGTGCCCATTGCCGGCGGCCCCAACGCAGAGCGCGCCCAGGAATTTATCCCAGCACTCTTACACCTATCCCCAGAGGTGGTGCGCTATGCTCTGCCGTCCCAAATTTGCCTCTGTCAGGTCTATCAACCCCAACAACGCCCCCAACATTTTCCGCTGCTCATCAAAGCCAAGCGAGCCTTAAATCCCCTGGTAGAAATTCCCATTATTCCTCTACCCATTCGCTCGTCCCACATTGCTGACAGTTTGATTCGCTTGATCAAAGAAGAAACCTATGACCTGGTGATTCTGGGCGCAAGCCGAGAAAGTTTGTTCCAAAAGGCACTCCATGGGAATATTCCTGAGGCGATCGCCAAGGGGACAAACCGCACAGTCGTCATCATTCGGGGAGCCTTAGACGTCACTGACCCCCAATGA
- the trpA gene encoding tryptophan synthase subunit alpha: MTSVAERFRSLKQAGQCALIPFITAGDPDLETTEQALRVLDAAGADFIELGVPYSDPLADGPTIQAAATRALSRGVTLEQVLAIVERVHGQLTAPIILFTYYNPIFYRGIDAFMAQVAAAGVKGLVIPDLPLEESQMVLDAATNHGLDLILLVAPTSPTERIEAIAKASQGFIYLVSVTGVTGARTSVASRVGELLPKLRQVTDKPIGVGFGVSDPAQAKQLKDWGADGVIVGSAVVKRLATGTPAEGLAAVKEFCESLKEAIA, from the coding sequence ATGACCTCTGTTGCTGAACGTTTCCGATCCCTCAAACAGGCGGGCCAATGTGCGCTGATCCCCTTCATTACAGCAGGCGACCCAGATTTGGAAACGACGGAACAGGCCCTCAGAGTTTTAGATGCAGCTGGGGCCGATTTTATTGAACTCGGCGTCCCCTATTCTGATCCCCTCGCCGATGGGCCGACCATTCAAGCGGCAGCAACCAGAGCCTTGAGTCGGGGCGTCACCCTTGAGCAAGTTTTAGCGATCGTGGAACGAGTCCATGGGCAGTTAACGGCGCCGATTATTTTATTTACTTACTACAATCCGATTTTTTATCGGGGTATTGATGCTTTTATGGCCCAGGTGGCGGCGGCAGGGGTCAAGGGATTGGTGATCCCGGATCTCCCCCTAGAAGAATCCCAGATGGTGCTGGATGCCGCAACGAACCATGGTCTTGATTTGATTTTATTGGTAGCGCCGACCAGTCCAACGGAACGAATCGAGGCGATCGCCAAAGCGTCCCAGGGTTTCATTTACCTCGTGAGTGTGACGGGGGTGACGGGGGCGAGAACTTCTGTGGCCAGCCGTGTGGGGGAATTGTTGCCTAAGTTACGGCAAGTGACAGACAAGCCCATTGGGGTTGGTTTTGGGGTTTCGGATCCGGCCCAGGCGAAACAGCTAAAGGACTGGGGCGCGGATGGAGTGATCGTCGGTAGTGCGGTGGTAAAACGCCTTGCAACGGGAACTCCCGCCGAAGGTTTAGCGGCAGTAAAAGAATTTTGTGAGTCCCTCAAGGAGGCGATCGCCTAA